CCCTTCTCCGTCGAGAGCGCCGTCCGCCTCGGCGCCCGGATCATCTGGATGCCCACCTACTCGGCGGCCAACGACATCAAGGCCGGCTCCTACAGCAAGCGCATCGCCGAAAACTACCGGCAAAAACCGCCCATCGGGGATCTCACCGTAGTGGATGATGCCGGAAAAATCCGCCCCGAGGTGGACACCATTCTCGAAATCGCGCGTGACGCCGACGTGCTCATCGCCACCGGACACATCTCCGCCGAGGAGAGCGTCTCCCTCGCCCGGCGGGCCAAGGAGGTGGGCCTCAAAAAATTCGTCTTCACCCACCCGCAGGCGGGCTTCATCAAGGCGAGCGAGGGGCAAATTCGCGAGGTGGCCGACCTGGGGTACATCATCGAATTCACCTGGATCTCGACCTTCCCCATGTGGCAAAGCTACCACCCGCGGGTCCTGGCCGACATGGCCCGCGCGATCGGCCCCGAGCGCTGCATCATGACTACCGACGCCCAGCTCGACATCAACCCTCCGCCGCCCGAGATGCTGCGGATGTTCATCGCGACCATGCTGCGCCTCGGGTTGGAGGAAGAGGGGGTTATCTGGATG
Above is a genomic segment from bacterium containing:
- a CDS encoding DUF6282 family protein, producing the protein MRTIADDLLEGSIDLHAHIFPQISEGEPGRVLDHEWAELARDCGMRGFAMKSHLWPTAGHAKILNSIYPEITALGAIVLNASVGGLSPFSVESAVRLGARIIWMPTYSAANDIKAGSYSKRIAENYRQKPPIGDLTVVDDAGKIRPEVDTILEIARDADVLIATGHISAEESVSLARRAKEVGLKKFVFTHPQAGFIKASEGQIREVADLGYIIEFTWISTFPMWQSYHPRVLADMARAIGPERCIMTTDAQLDINPPPPEMLRMFIATMLRLGLEEEGVIWM